The Bacteroides sp. sequence ATGTACATATAGGTTGGAGAAGTGTTTGGATTGGTGCGATTATCACTTCGTTGTTATTTGCCATTGGAAAAGAAGGATTAACCTATTATTTTGGGGAGGCCAGTCCGGGCAATGTTTATGGTGCTGCGGGGTCGATAATAATTATTTTATTATGGGTTTCATACTCATGCCTTATTTTGTTTTTTGGCGCAGAATTTACGGCTATTTATACCAGGCGCTATGGATATAAATTTAAGCCAAAGAGCCATGCGAAATTTAAAAATAAGCCGGAATAGTCGTGGTTGGTAAAACGATCTCTATTTTTTGTTTTCAGCTGTATAGCTGATATGCTTCATCCGAAATGAACAGGCCTCAATGTTTTGCTAAGTTCTTATGCACTTAATGTGCGGTCCATTTGAAATTTCAGATGTCTTCTTTAATCTTTTCAGGTCATCAAAACATCATGGCACAATGTTTTCATGGAGAATAGAAACCATCTTTTTTAAACGCTAAAGACAAAAAAATGAACAAGAAAAAGAAATCGGATAAAGAATTGCTAGACGAATATAATAAGAAGCGTGATTTTAACAAGACGCCGGAACCCCAAAAGGGAAAAGAGAAAGCATCAAAAAAGCCAAGGTTTGTTATTCATAAGCATGATGCAAGTCAGTTGCATTATGACTTTCGCCTTGAAATAAACGGGGTTTTGAAATCATGGGTTATCCCCAAGGGGCCTTCCACTGACCCTTCGGAAAAAAGATTGGCGCTGCTTACCGAAGACCACCCCCTTGAGTATGCCAGCTTTGAAGGCACCATCCCCGAAGGTGAGTATGGTGCCGGCAAGGTGATCGTTTGGGATGGTGGCACCTACCGCAACCTTCGCAAGACAAAGGAAGAAAGCATGCCAATGCAGGAATCCTTTGAGGATGGCAAAGTGGAAGTCTGGCTTGAAGGTAAGAAGCTGAAAGGCGGGTATGTGTTGATCAATACTTTCAACAAACAGGACACCGACAAATGGTTGTTAACGAAAATGAAGGATGATGAGGCGGATGCCAGGCGTAAACCTTTGAAAACCCAACCCAAATCCATATTGTCGAAAAAAACGATCGAGGACCTGTAATGTTTCTCCAGCAGAAAGGAAGGACCTCGAATTATTGGAGTTTCTTTCGCAAGAACTGGGCATTAATTGCCACCGCTACTGTACTTAAACTCATCAGGATGGCGCCAACAGCTGGATTGATCATAATGCCAGCCCAGAAAAGGACACCTGCACCCAAAGGTATGGCCACCACATTGTAGCCAGTGGCGTAAATAAGGTTTTGAATCATCTTCTTATGGGTTGCTTTTCCGAAACGGATCAATTTAACCACATCAGCCGGATCACTTTCCACCAAAATTATATCAGCCGTTTCAGCAGCAACATCAGTGCCTGATCCAATAGCTATGCCAACATCGGCTTGGGCTAAGGCAGGTGCATCGTTTACTCCGTCTCCAACCATGGCCACATAATGTCCTTCCTTCTGCAATTCTTTTATTTTGTCTTGCTTCTTATCCGGCATAACATCAGCAAAGTATCCCTTAAGTTGAAGTTCACTGGCAATACTTTTTGTCACAATTTCATTGTCCCCGGTGAGAATATAACAGTCGATATCCATTTTCTTCAACTTTTCAATGGTCTCTTTGGCGGTTTCGCGAAGTTTATCGCTCAGTGCAATGAATCCTGCAGCCTGGTCATCAATCACAACATAAACCAATGTTTCGGTTTCCTGAGGCTCTTCCTTTTGGTCCACTTTAATGTTATTTTTGTCAAGGTAGGCAGGGCTAACCACTTTAATGTCCTTTCCATTCACTTTCCCCCTGATTCCTTCACCGGTGAGGTTCTCCACCTTCTCTGGGTCCGGGATGTCCAGCTTCTCCTCTTCTGCTTTCTTGACAATCCCTTCAGCTATCGGATGTTCTGATTCTTTTTCCAGGGAAGCAGCCAGGGTAAGGATTTCCTCCTTGTCATAACCGCCAGTATCCAGTGCTTCGAAGCGTGACACACCATATTTGCCGTAGGTAAGGGTTCCGGTTTTATCAAACACCACCGCGCTGATTTTGCGAGCATTCTCAAAACTGGTGCGATTACGAATCAGCAA is a genomic window containing:
- a CDS encoding DNA polymerase ligase N-terminal domain-containing protein, whose amino-acid sequence is MNKKKKSDKELLDEYNKKRDFNKTPEPQKGKEKASKKPRFVIHKHDASQLHYDFRLEINGVLKSWVIPKGPSTDPSEKRLALLTEDHPLEYASFEGTIPEGEYGAGKVIVWDGGTYRNLRKTKEESMPMQESFEDGKVEVWLEGKKLKGGYVLINTFNKQDTDKWLLTKMKDDEADARRKPLKTQPKSILSKKTIEDL